From the genome of Gilliamella sp. wkB7, one region includes:
- the aroK gene encoding shikimate kinase AroK encodes MAEKRNIFLIGPMGAGKSTIGRQIAQQLGMEFFDSDQEIEKRTGADIAWIFDLEGEDGFRAREEKVINELTEKQGVVLATGGGSVLSKETRNRLSARGIVVYLETTIEKQMARTQKDKRRPLLQGSNTPRELYEELAGEREPLYEEIADITIKTDEQSAKGVANYIIEKIEQI; translated from the coding sequence ATGGCAGAAAAGCGAAATATCTTTCTAATTGGCCCAATGGGGGCAGGAAAAAGCACAATTGGCCGACAGATTGCACAACAGCTAGGCATGGAATTTTTTGATTCAGACCAAGAGATTGAAAAACGTACAGGCGCTGATATTGCATGGATTTTTGATTTAGAGGGTGAAGACGGATTCCGAGCCAGAGAAGAAAAAGTCATTAATGAATTGACTGAAAAACAAGGTGTAGTACTTGCTACTGGTGGTGGTTCAGTGCTATCGAAAGAGACTCGTAATCGACTATCGGCTCGTGGCATTGTTGTTTATCTTGAAACAACCATTGAAAAACAAATGGCTAGAACCCAAAAAGATAAACGTCGCCCTCTTTTACAAGGTAGCAATACTCCAAGAGAACTTTATGAAGAACTTGCTGGAGAGCGTGAACCTCTTTATGAAGAAATTGCGGATATTACAATCAAAACTGATGAACAAAGTGCTAAAGGTGTTGCAAATTATATTATTGAGAAAATAGAGCAAATTTAA
- the gutQ gene encoding arabinose-5-phosphate isomerase GutQ encodes MNKLLQYGRELLELELQEAQKLPDRLGKDFVEACQLILSNKGKVVVSGIGKSGHIGKKIAASLASTGSPAFFMHPSEALHGDLGMVTKNDVAILISYSGRAKEFNFILPILSSMNVPVIAITGRLDSPLAKSAQAVLDISIEQEACPMGLAPTSSSTNTLLMGDALAIAVMRARGFKEEDFARSHPAGSLGAKLLNHVKDVMRQGDLIPKVPHTATVFDAMLELSRTGVGLVAICQDNNKIIGVFTDGDLRRLLLKNGTLKDSISTVMTSPGFQIPESWKAVEALKLFNDHNITAAPVVNSAGELVGALNIHDLHQAGIS; translated from the coding sequence ATGAATAAATTATTACAATATGGTCGAGAACTTCTTGAATTAGAACTTCAAGAAGCCCAAAAATTACCCGATAGACTAGGTAAAGATTTTGTTGAAGCTTGTCAGCTTATTTTATCAAATAAAGGTAAAGTCGTTGTATCAGGTATTGGAAAATCTGGGCATATTGGAAAAAAAATTGCAGCATCATTAGCCAGTACTGGTAGCCCCGCTTTTTTTATGCACCCATCTGAAGCCTTACATGGGGATTTAGGTATGGTCACTAAAAATGATGTAGCCATTCTTATCTCATATTCTGGACGAGCAAAGGAATTTAATTTTATTCTACCGATACTTTCATCAATGAACGTTCCTGTAATAGCAATTACAGGTAGATTGGATTCGCCGCTAGCTAAATCAGCACAAGCTGTGCTTGATATATCTATTGAACAAGAAGCGTGCCCAATGGGACTTGCCCCGACTTCAAGCTCAACCAATACACTACTAATGGGTGATGCACTTGCTATCGCCGTGATGCGCGCTCGTGGATTTAAAGAAGAAGATTTTGCTCGCTCTCATCCTGCGGGTAGTTTGGGGGCTAAATTACTCAACCATGTTAAAGATGTCATGCGACAAGGTGATTTAATTCCAAAAGTACCACATACTGCTACCGTATTTGACGCCATGTTGGAATTAAGCCGTACTGGAGTTGGTTTAGTTGCAATCTGTCAGGATAATAATAAAATAATTGGTGTTTTTACCGACGGAGACTTACGCCGATTATTGCTCAAAAATGGTACATTGAAAGACAGCATTAGCACTGTTATGACTAGCCCTGGCTTTCAAATACCTGAGAGTTGGAAAGCGGTCGAAGCTCTAAAATTATTTAATGATCATAATATTACCGCAGCACCTGTTGTTAATAGTGCTGGTGAATTAGTAGGCGCATTAAATATTCATGATTTGCACCAAGCAGGAATAAGCTAA
- a CDS encoding LysE family transporter, with product MTADTLILVTTISFLGMISPGPDFFLILKNSLSYSRKIALMSCVGVIMAILIHMSYCVAGIAILIATTPILYNGLRYAGSAYLLWLGIKALLAKNTGTTYLTQQSSNKCISAKTAFMQGLFCNLLNPKATLYFLAIFTQVLNADSSIMDKLLVAFIIWIEAVFWWPFVVYIFQTQAVQRRYFKIQIIIDKLLGIILITLGIKVALGF from the coding sequence ATGACGGCTGATACATTAATTTTAGTCACTACTATCAGTTTTTTAGGAATGATTTCACCTGGGCCAGATTTCTTTCTGATTTTAAAAAACAGTTTAAGTTATAGCCGAAAAATCGCGTTAATGTCTTGTGTAGGCGTAATTATGGCGATACTAATTCATATGAGTTATTGTGTTGCAGGTATTGCCATACTCATTGCAACAACACCAATACTTTATAATGGGTTACGTTATGCAGGTTCAGCCTACTTGTTATGGCTCGGAATAAAAGCATTACTAGCAAAAAACACCGGTACAACTTATCTTACACAGCAATCAAGCAATAAATGTATTTCTGCTAAAACAGCCTTTATGCAAGGTCTGTTTTGCAACCTACTTAATCCTAAAGCAACATTATATTTCTTAGCAATTTTCACTCAGGTATTGAATGCCGATTCATCAATAATGGATAAATTACTCGTAGCATTTATTATTTGGATAGAAGCTGTTTTTTGGTGGCCTTTTGTTGTGTATATATTTCAAACACAAGCTGTGCAACGAAGATATTTTAAAATACAAATTATCATCGATAAATTATTAGGCATCATTTTAATAACATTGGGGATAAAAGTTGCTTTAGGATTTTAA